The following are encoded together in the Bombus affinis isolate iyBomAffi1 chromosome 6, iyBomAffi1.2, whole genome shotgun sequence genome:
- the LOC126917086 gene encoding protein spaetzle-like isoform X2, with product MLQSVCYYDSQWQNETIPSCKGQTFCENVANYPFDAVKKIISKHLLLKNYSNLDMIEPLKPTLPMYSEHGTKLCQSIEKIIFPKTAENMNNEWSYVLNTDDIVQGVHIEKCVNEGKRCSSINGLARGYITVCKQRYVHNQLLGLQKGGSYSYQQFRFPSNCYCYIEYVGPDIRLVEVADFQNKSSDIN from the exons ATGTTGCAATCGGTTTGTTACTA TGATTCTCAATGGCAAAATGAAACAATACCTTCTTGTAAAGGACAAACCTTCTGCGAGAATGTTGCGAATTATCCCTTTGATGCGGTGAAGAAAATAATTAGCAAACACTtacttcttaaaaattatagTAATCTCGATATG ATAGAACCACTTAAACCCACTCTGCCGATGTACTCAGAACATGGAACGAAACTCTGTCAGTCAATC GAGAAAATTATCTTTCCAAAAACGGCGGAAAATATGAATAACGAGTGGTCGTATGTCCTTAACACTGATGATATAGTACAAGGGGTACACATAGAAAAATGCGT caACGAAGGCAAACGTTGTAGCTCGATAAATGGGCTCGCAAGAGGTTACATAACTGTATGTAAACAAAGGTACGTTCATAATCAACTCCTAGGACTTCAGAAGGGTGGCTCGTATAGCTATCAGCAATTCCGATTTCCATCCAATTGCTACTGTTACATTGAATACGTCGGCCCTGACATACGGCTCGTCGAAGTAGCAGACTTTCAAAACAAATCAAGCGATATCAATTGA
- the LOC126917086 gene encoding protein spaetzle-like isoform X1, which yields MKEYQSIISVYNVAIGLLLVFNNVHSDSQWQNETIPSCKGQTFCENVANYPFDAVKKIISKHLLLKNYSNLDMIEPLKPTLPMYSEHGTKLCQSIEKIIFPKTAENMNNEWSYVLNTDDIVQGVHIEKCVNEGKRCSSINGLARGYITVCKQRYVHNQLLGLQKGGSYSYQQFRFPSNCYCYIEYVGPDIRLVEVADFQNKSSDIN from the exons ATGAAGGAATATCAAAGCATAATTTCTGTATACAATGTTGCAATCGGTTTGTTACTA GTCTTCAACAATGTCCACAGTGATTCTCAATGGCAAAATGAAACAATACCTTCTTGTAAAGGACAAACCTTCTGCGAGAATGTTGCGAATTATCCCTTTGATGCGGTGAAGAAAATAATTAGCAAACACTtacttcttaaaaattatagTAATCTCGATATG ATAGAACCACTTAAACCCACTCTGCCGATGTACTCAGAACATGGAACGAAACTCTGTCAGTCAATC GAGAAAATTATCTTTCCAAAAACGGCGGAAAATATGAATAACGAGTGGTCGTATGTCCTTAACACTGATGATATAGTACAAGGGGTACACATAGAAAAATGCGT caACGAAGGCAAACGTTGTAGCTCGATAAATGGGCTCGCAAGAGGTTACATAACTGTATGTAAACAAAGGTACGTTCATAATCAACTCCTAGGACTTCAGAAGGGTGGCTCGTATAGCTATCAGCAATTCCGATTTCCATCCAATTGCTACTGTTACATTGAATACGTCGGCCCTGACATACGGCTCGTCGAAGTAGCAGACTTTCAAAACAAATCAAGCGATATCAATTGA